One window of Macrococcus sp. 19Msa1099 genomic DNA carries:
- a CDS encoding response regulator transcription factor gives MRVIFVDDHEMVRIGISSYLSMQEGIEIVGEASNGKEGIEKTLNLKPDVVLMDMVMNEMDGIEATAKIKCQMPKVKVVMLTSFIEDKEVYRALDAGVDSYILKTSSAEEIRDAIIKTYQGESVFEKEVMMKMRARMNQKAELHDMLTEREKEILLLIAKGYSNQEIADASHITIKTVKTHVSNILSKLEVQDRTQAVIYAFQHDLIE, from the coding sequence ATGCGCGTAATATTTGTAGACGATCATGAGATGGTCAGAATCGGAATATCAAGTTATTTATCGATGCAAGAAGGCATTGAAATTGTTGGAGAAGCATCAAACGGTAAAGAAGGGATAGAGAAGACGTTAAATCTTAAACCGGACGTTGTACTTATGGATATGGTAATGAATGAGATGGACGGGATTGAGGCGACAGCAAAAATTAAATGTCAAATGCCAAAGGTGAAGGTTGTAATGCTTACGAGCTTTATAGAAGATAAAGAAGTGTATCGAGCGCTAGATGCGGGTGTGGACAGTTACATATTAAAGACGAGCAGCGCTGAAGAAATAAGAGATGCGATTATTAAAACATATCAAGGTGAGTCTGTATTTGAAAAAGAAGTAATGATGAAAATGCGCGCACGTATGAACCAGAAGGCAGAACTACATGATATGTTGACAGAACGCGAGAAAGAGATATTATTACTGATTGCAAAAGGATATTCTAACCAGGAAATTGCAGATGCAAGCCATATTACGATTAAAACGGTGAAGACACATGTGAGCAATATACTGAGTAAACTTGAAGTACAGGATAGAACACAAGCAGTCATCTATGCATTTCAACATGATTTAATAGAATGA
- a CDS encoding sensor histidine kinase: protein MNNYTKMIGTMLILVYSLAVVFFILDRIFVNIIYFQGMLYTQIVGVPAFLFLNVTVILACIIMGSIVAYRQNEQLMRIKNEIEQIEDGIQINTAINQNVEVIDVLHAINEVSLSMANIKRQNQLVTNDVHKINEETVKQIVEEERQRLARELHDSVSQQLFAASMMLSALKAGTHEEKVKSQLELLDKMLRETQLEMRALLLHLRPIGLRNRTLEEGIQQLLKELKQKIPLHITSDIEDIQLEKGVEDHLFRIAQESISNTLRHAEATQIVIELFKTGNKVILRLSDDGKGFDIERVDDSRYGLNTMKERALEIGGTFQIISAPQSGTRIEVKVPLEEA, encoded by the coding sequence ATGAATAATTATACGAAGATGATCGGAACGATGCTCATACTTGTCTATAGTTTAGCGGTTGTGTTCTTTATTCTAGACCGAATATTCGTCAACATCATATACTTTCAAGGAATGCTATATACACAAATTGTCGGTGTACCCGCCTTTTTATTTTTAAATGTAACGGTTATACTTGCATGTATTATTATGGGCTCCATCGTTGCATATCGCCAGAACGAACAACTTATGCGTATTAAAAATGAAATTGAACAAATTGAAGACGGGATTCAAATTAATACCGCAATTAATCAGAATGTGGAAGTCATTGACGTACTGCATGCAATTAATGAAGTAAGCCTATCGATGGCTAATATTAAACGACAGAATCAGCTTGTTACTAACGATGTACATAAGATAAACGAAGAGACAGTGAAACAAATCGTTGAAGAAGAACGGCAGAGGCTCGCACGAGAGTTACACGATTCTGTGAGTCAGCAACTGTTCGCCGCATCTATGATGTTATCTGCCCTAAAAGCAGGCACGCATGAAGAGAAAGTGAAATCGCAGCTCGAATTACTGGATAAAATGTTACGAGAAACACAGCTTGAAATGCGTGCGTTGTTGCTACACTTACGACCAATCGGACTGAGGAACAGAACGCTCGAAGAAGGCATTCAGCAACTACTAAAAGAATTAAAACAGAAGATACCACTACATATCACATCAGATATCGAAGACATACAGCTCGAAAAAGGTGTGGAAGATCATCTGTTTAGGATTGCTCAGGAATCCATTTCTAATACATTAAGGCACGCTGAGGCGACGCAGATTGTTATCGAACTATTCAAAACGGGGAATAAAGTAATACTCAGGTTAAGCGACGATGGCAAAGGGTTCGATATTGAGCGTGTTGACGATTCAAGATACGGACTTAATACGATGAAAGAACGAGCGCTCGAAATTGGCGGCACATTTCAAATTATATCTGCACCACAGTCAGGCACTCGTATTGAAGTGAAAGTGCCATTAGAGGAGGCATAA
- the liaF gene encoding cell wall-active antibiotics response protein LiaF — protein sequence MKQIVNSEMLIAFFTLILLSNIYYIFFVKIGMLLVIVAGLLMIYFSTMMKENLRGLIILWIGVIMLLFGMLSNPYTLIVIFLFIVIVAIRYIIYKKQPMEVIQTKDDSMSIHKQSLLSFQSTPDKVYKFEDMNLQHFVGDMDIDLTQAANLKQSNIIVIRNAIGKTTITVPHRYQVKVDYTTLYGQLNFKEHYVKKARNERVVYETEKYPNGIEIKLFVSSIVGDLEVQYR from the coding sequence TTGAAGCAAATTGTAAATTCTGAAATGTTAATCGCATTCTTCACATTAATACTGCTTTCAAATATTTATTATATCTTCTTCGTAAAAATCGGGATGCTGCTTGTTATCGTAGCAGGTTTGCTCATGATATACTTTAGCACGATGATGAAAGAGAATCTAAGGGGGCTCATCATACTTTGGATTGGCGTTATTATGCTGTTATTCGGCATGTTATCCAATCCATATACTTTAATTGTAATCTTTCTGTTTATCGTTATTGTAGCAATCCGTTATATCATCTATAAGAAACAACCGATGGAAGTTATCCAGACGAAGGATGACAGTATGTCGATTCATAAGCAGTCACTACTAAGCTTTCAATCGACACCTGATAAAGTATACAAGTTTGAAGATATGAACTTACAGCATTTTGTCGGAGATATGGACATCGATCTTACACAAGCTGCTAACTTAAAACAGTCGAATATCATTGTGATTCGCAACGCAATCGGAAAGACGACGATTACAGTACCACATCGTTATCAAGTGAAGGTGGATTACACAACGCTATACGGACAGCTCAACTTTAAAGAGCATTATGTGAAAAAAGCGCGTAACGAACGTGTAGTATACGAAACTGAGAAGTACCCAAATGGCATTGAAATTAAACTATTCGTATCGTCAATTGTAGGAGATCTCGAGGTGCAGTACCGATGA
- the map gene encoding type I methionyl aminopeptidase has translation MIVKSKQDLEGLQAIGKICAEIRETLKAAAKPGMTTKELDNIAKELFEKHDAKSAPITEYDFPGYTCISVNEEVAHGIPGTRIINEGDLVNVDVSGCKDGYYADTGISFVVGESSEPMKQKVIDVAEMAFNEAMKKIKPGAKLSNIGRAVNATARKNGVTVIKNLTGHGIGKSLHEEPQHIMNYYDPMDKVLLKEGMVLAVEPFISSKATIVTDGKDEWAFETKDKSFVAQIEHTIVVTAEGPLFLTKLED, from the coding sequence ATGATCGTAAAATCAAAGCAAGACTTAGAAGGCTTACAAGCAATAGGTAAGATCTGTGCGGAAATCCGTGAAACATTGAAAGCGGCCGCAAAGCCTGGTATGACAACGAAAGAACTTGATAATATCGCAAAGGAATTATTTGAAAAGCATGATGCGAAGAGTGCTCCGATTACTGAATATGACTTCCCGGGATATACTTGTATCAGTGTGAATGAAGAAGTAGCACACGGCATACCAGGGACACGTATTATTAACGAAGGAGATCTTGTGAACGTCGATGTTTCAGGATGTAAAGATGGTTATTATGCGGACACAGGTATTTCATTCGTAGTTGGTGAATCTTCAGAGCCAATGAAACAAAAGGTGATTGATGTTGCAGAGATGGCATTTAATGAGGCGATGAAGAAGATTAAACCAGGAGCGAAGTTAAGTAATATAGGTCGTGCGGTGAATGCCACTGCACGTAAGAATGGTGTAACAGTGATTAAAAACTTAACAGGTCATGGCATTGGTAAGAGCTTGCACGAAGAACCACAGCACATTATGAATTACTATGATCCAATGGATAAAGTACTACTTAAAGAAGGAATGGTACTAGCGGTTGAGCCGTTCATTTCTTCTAAAGCGACAATCGTGACAGACGGTAAGGATGAATGGGCGTTTGAGACGAAAGATAAAAGTTTTGTCGCACAAATCGAACATACAATTGTCGTTACAGCTGAAGGCCCATTGTTTTTAACTAAATTAGAAGACTAG
- a CDS encoding aromatic acid exporter family protein, with amino-acid sequence MITMKINWFKKLIGARTIKTGLATFLTASICQLLNLPAIFAVITSIVSIEPTARASLKKAFVRFPASILGAFIAVTSTYFLGDSPLSYSIAATATIFVCYKLKLYDGLLVASLTAVAMVPNIHQDFAFNFFSRLATTTIGLTTAGIVNFFVMPPKYHIQIAQLLDALESKLMKMLSLRATEINSGLSDLSSATPLVEESNKLINKIDTLLQYQKEELQFHEDKAIKYEITQLKHRLDVNRLIQLHVNQMILLPDGTYFTLTVQEKEALNHLVNAFKQFGENRTYTPDRKALSLLKMSVKHLTEFDDNQMRSHYIYEILMINRLLMDHPNRVK; translated from the coding sequence ATGATTACAATGAAAATTAACTGGTTCAAGAAATTAATCGGCGCAAGAACAATCAAGACAGGACTTGCGACATTTTTGACTGCATCAATATGTCAATTATTAAATTTACCTGCGATCTTTGCAGTTATTACATCTATCGTTTCCATTGAACCGACTGCCCGCGCTTCATTGAAAAAGGCATTCGTCAGATTTCCTGCATCAATACTCGGAGCATTCATCGCAGTTACAAGTACATATTTCTTAGGCGATTCACCTTTAAGCTATAGTATCGCTGCAACCGCAACCATATTCGTATGCTATAAACTGAAACTCTATGACGGTCTCCTTGTAGCAAGTCTTACGGCTGTAGCGATGGTACCAAACATTCATCAGGACTTTGCGTTTAATTTCTTCTCCAGGCTTGCTACAACGACAATCGGTCTAACGACAGCGGGTATCGTTAACTTCTTTGTGATGCCACCGAAATATCATATACAAATCGCTCAACTCCTCGATGCATTGGAGTCCAAGCTAATGAAGATGCTATCTTTACGTGCAACTGAAATTAATTCTGGATTGTCTGATCTAAGTAGTGCTACCCCACTTGTAGAAGAATCAAATAAACTGATTAATAAAATCGATACGTTGCTGCAATATCAAAAAGAAGAACTTCAATTTCATGAAGATAAAGCGATTAAATATGAAATTACACAGTTGAAACATCGTCTTGATGTTAATAGACTCATTCAGCTTCATGTGAATCAAATGATTTTATTACCGGATGGGACATATTTTACGTTAACTGTTCAGGAAAAAGAAGCGCTGAATCATTTAGTTAATGCGTTCAAACAGTTTGGAGAGAATCGTACGTACACACCAGACAGAAAAGCACTCAGTCTGCTTAAGATGAGCGTGAAGCATTTGACAGAGTTTGATGATAATCAAATGCGCAGCCATTACATCTATGAAATATTGATGATTAACAGATTACTGATGGATCATCCAAATAGAGTGAAATAA
- the scdA gene encoding iron-sulfur cluster repair di-iron protein ScdA translates to MITANMKVSDIVKQLPKAADIFRKNRIDFCCGGDISLSEAIHEKSAPIETLLEEINQLDNESSDGLGLDVQYLDNRSLINYIQNKYHKPLEEEFRNLMPYITKVAKVHGERHPHLIEMKTLVMKLRDELIEHTKDEDDTVFPLIIEYSDNPTEELRAQLKPHIDELESEHDGAGGMLKRLREITNDFTPPLDACGTYRVVYQRLAMLERETFQHVHLENNVLFERL, encoded by the coding sequence ATGATTACAGCAAATATGAAAGTATCAGATATCGTTAAACAATTACCTAAAGCTGCGGACATATTCAGAAAAAATCGAATTGACTTTTGTTGCGGAGGTGATATTTCGCTGAGTGAAGCAATACATGAAAAGAGCGCGCCGATTGAAACATTACTTGAAGAAATTAACCAATTAGACAACGAATCAAGTGACGGATTAGGATTAGATGTACAATATTTAGATAACAGAAGTTTGATTAACTATATCCAGAATAAATATCATAAACCGCTCGAAGAAGAGTTCAGAAACTTAATGCCGTACATTACGAAAGTGGCGAAAGTACATGGGGAGCGTCATCCACATTTAATTGAAATGAAGACTTTAGTGATGAAGTTAAGAGATGAACTCATTGAACATACGAAAGACGAAGATGATACTGTATTCCCATTAATTATCGAATACAGTGACAATCCCACAGAAGAGTTGCGCGCTCAGCTAAAACCACATATTGATGAGCTTGAAAGTGAACATGACGGTGCAGGGGGTATGCTTAAACGACTACGTGAAATTACGAATGACTTTACACCGCCATTGGATGCATGTGGTACGTACAGAGTTGTTTATCAACGATTAGCCATGCTTGAACGAGAGACATTCCAGCATGTACACCTTGAGAATAATGTATTATTTGAAAGACTTTAG
- a CDS encoding glutamine amidotransferase, whose product MSKAIEIFHFMPDKLNLYGDIGNIIALKKRAAWHGIDVNVTDINTTAGIKISDADLLFIGGGSDREQKIATDDLFRVKDDFKAAIEDGMPALTICGGYQFLGEKYITPDGQELRGLNILDFYTESKPERLVGDIVIESETFGQIVGFENHGGRTYHNYGTLGHVVSGFGNNDEDKEEGLHYKNLLGTYLHGPILPKNHEITDYLLRTACERKNMQFPEIKLDNTREEAAKQVIVRRLLEEK is encoded by the coding sequence ATGAGTAAAGCGATAGAAATATTTCATTTTATGCCGGATAAACTCAATTTATATGGCGATATCGGAAATATTATTGCACTTAAAAAACGTGCAGCGTGGCATGGCATTGATGTAAATGTCACGGATATTAATACGACAGCAGGAATTAAGATCAGCGATGCAGATCTACTATTTATTGGTGGCGGAAGTGACCGCGAACAGAAAATTGCAACGGATGATCTATTCCGTGTGAAAGATGACTTTAAAGCAGCGATAGAAGATGGTATGCCCGCACTTACGATATGTGGGGGATATCAGTTCCTTGGTGAGAAGTATATCACACCAGACGGCCAGGAATTACGTGGACTGAATATATTAGATTTCTATACAGAATCTAAACCAGAACGTTTAGTAGGCGATATTGTTATTGAGTCTGAAACATTCGGACAGATTGTAGGATTTGAGAATCATGGCGGCAGAACATATCATAATTATGGAACACTAGGACATGTCGTCAGTGGATTTGGAAACAACGATGAAGATAAAGAAGAGGGTCTCCATTATAAGAATCTATTAGGGACGTATCTGCACGGACCAATATTACCGAAGAACCACGAAATTACTGATTATTTATTGCGCACAGCATGTGAACGTAAAAATATGCAGTTCCCTGAAATCAAGCTGGATAATACACGTGAAGAAGCAGCGAAGCAAGTCATTGTAAGAAGGTTACTCGAAGAAAAATAA
- a CDS encoding Mur ligase family protein has product MKKFVAINVAKVARKLSIMAGKRGTDLPGQVARKIDSDILRKLSAQVDEVVFISGTNGKTTTSNLIGHTLKTNGIRIIHNTEGANMAAGITSSFIVQSSKDTKLAIIEIDEGSIPRVLNEMTPTKMVFTNFFRDQMDRFGEIDILVDRIADNIKGKGIELILNADDPFVSRLKIASDDVVYYGMKSHAHTFEESSMIESKYCPNCGKMLIYDWIHYNQIGHYHCSCGFKREQPKYEVESLNENPFLNPVINGYTFNMQIAGDFNVFNIIAAYSVLRELGLNDESIDKGFSTYQSDNGRMQRFNTGSKSAIINLAKNPAGLNASLSVGEKIEGAKSYIISLNDNGADGRDISWIWDADFEKLARQDIPYIMCTGNRAEEIALRLKYAEVDAQIEVDQDIRRATKTILERPEYTVCIPNYTSLEPMHQTLTAYFEGGHK; this is encoded by the coding sequence ATGAAAAAATTTGTTGCTATAAATGTTGCGAAAGTCGCAAGGAAATTAAGTATCATGGCGGGGAAGCGTGGTACGGATTTACCTGGTCAAGTCGCACGTAAAATTGACTCAGATATATTAAGAAAATTAAGTGCACAAGTTGACGAAGTTGTGTTCATTTCAGGTACGAATGGTAAGACGACGACGAGTAATCTGATTGGGCATACGCTAAAGACGAATGGTATACGCATTATACATAATACAGAAGGTGCCAATATGGCAGCAGGTATCACGTCGAGCTTTATCGTACAGTCTTCTAAAGATACGAAGTTAGCAATAATAGAAATTGATGAAGGTTCTATTCCACGCGTCTTAAATGAAATGACGCCGACGAAGATGGTGTTCACAAACTTCTTCCGCGATCAGATGGATCGTTTCGGTGAGATTGATATATTAGTAGATCGTATTGCTGACAATATTAAAGGTAAAGGCATTGAACTGATACTCAATGCAGATGATCCATTTGTATCACGGTTAAAGATTGCAAGTGACGACGTTGTATATTATGGCATGAAGAGTCATGCCCATACATTTGAAGAAAGTTCTATGATCGAAAGTAAGTACTGCCCGAACTGTGGAAAGATGCTGATATACGACTGGATTCATTACAACCAGATCGGACACTATCATTGTTCATGTGGTTTTAAACGTGAACAACCGAAATATGAAGTAGAATCATTGAATGAGAATCCATTTTTAAATCCTGTCATTAACGGCTATACATTTAATATGCAGATTGCCGGAGACTTTAATGTATTCAATATTATTGCAGCATACAGTGTGCTGCGTGAACTAGGATTAAATGATGAGTCGATTGATAAAGGATTTAGCACATATCAATCTGACAATGGTCGTATGCAGCGCTTTAATACAGGGAGTAAATCTGCAATTATCAATCTAGCGAAGAATCCGGCAGGACTTAATGCCAGCCTTTCTGTAGGTGAGAAGATAGAAGGCGCTAAAAGTTACATTATCAGCTTAAATGACAATGGTGCAGATGGCAGAGATATATCATGGATCTGGGATGCGGATTTCGAGAAGCTTGCGCGTCAGGACATTCCTTATATTATGTGTACAGGAAACCGTGCTGAAGAAATTGCATTAAGACTGAAATATGCAGAAGTGGATGCACAGATTGAAGTCGATCAAGATATTAGACGCGCAACAAAGACAATACTTGAACGACCGGAGTATACAGTATGTATTCCGAACTATACCTCTTTAGAACCGATGCATCAGACACTTACAGCATACTTTGAAGGAGGGCATAAATAA
- a CDS encoding ferritin-like domain-containing protein has translation MLSQTLTDALNKQMNEEFQAAHAYMAMAAYCAKESYDGFANFYEQQAEEERFHGTKIYNYLNDRDQHAIFSEIKAPKNDFATILDTFEAGLVQEQQVTKNFYNLAELAKNDNEYATISFLNWFLDEQVEEEAMFKKHIDYIRRIKDDANALYLYEKELGKREFQAE, from the coding sequence ATGTTATCTCAAACATTAACAGATGCTTTAAACAAACAGATGAACGAAGAATTCCAGGCTGCACATGCTTATATGGCAATGGCTGCATACTGTGCTAAAGAAAGTTATGATGGATTTGCCAACTTCTATGAACAACAAGCTGAAGAAGAGCGTTTCCATGGAACTAAGATTTATAACTATTTAAACGACCGTGATCAGCATGCCATCTTCTCAGAAATCAAAGCACCAAAGAATGACTTTGCTACAATTCTTGATACCTTTGAGGCAGGGCTTGTACAAGAGCAGCAAGTGACAAAGAATTTCTATAACCTAGCTGAGCTCGCAAAAAATGATAATGAGTATGCAACAATTTCATTCTTAAACTGGTTCTTAGATGAGCAAGTTGAAGAAGAAGCGATGTTCAAGAAGCATATTGACTATATTCGTCGTATTAAAGATGATGCAAATGCACTTTATCTATATGAGAAGGAACTTGGTAAACGAGAATTTCAGGCTGAATAA
- a CDS encoding exonuclease domain-containing protein, which yields MNSFIALDFETANHNAASICSVGMVKVIDNMMTETFYTLVNPETNFNTSNINVHNIKPEDVATSPTFETVYPHMLSFIGDLPVVCHFAQFDMKVLHASIKRYHFEMPTLPYFCSCIMARDTITNHSYSLKNMMAYYNLNFHGHHHALNDAKACAMITVRLLKNYESLNQYLTYKRRKKYISNVSLTSKRAQMSRYQTDLNHITPDTSKVNKDHLFYSKRIAITGTLHKKRKDIVQYIVNNGGIYTEEIDTIDIFIMGKSKQGVSKKEGIVRNKIALGKEIMLIDDDKLKSLIAFYDI from the coding sequence ATGAATTCTTTTATTGCATTAGATTTCGAGACTGCAAACCATAATGCTGCATCAATTTGTAGTGTTGGTATGGTAAAAGTTATAGATAATATGATGACAGAAACTTTCTATACGCTCGTAAATCCCGAAACAAACTTTAATACTTCAAATATAAACGTCCATAATATAAAACCTGAAGATGTTGCTACATCACCTACATTTGAAACCGTCTATCCTCACATGCTGTCATTCATCGGAGACTTACCAGTCGTGTGTCACTTTGCACAGTTTGATATGAAAGTCCTCCATGCATCGATCAAACGTTATCACTTTGAAATGCCGACGCTACCCTACTTCTGTTCTTGCATTATGGCGAGAGATACGATTACAAACCACAGCTACAGCTTAAAAAATATGATGGCCTATTATAACCTGAATTTCCACGGTCATCATCACGCATTAAACGATGCAAAAGCATGTGCCATGATTACAGTGCGATTGTTGAAGAATTATGAGTCACTCAATCAATATTTAACTTATAAGCGACGCAAGAAATACATTAGCAACGTGTCGCTTACGTCAAAGCGTGCACAAATGTCACGTTATCAGACAGATTTAAATCATATCACGCCTGATACATCTAAAGTAAATAAAGATCATCTCTTCTATAGCAAGCGCATCGCAATAACAGGTACACTGCACAAGAAACGTAAAGACATCGTACAGTATATCGTGAATAACGGCGGTATATATACAGAAGAAATAGATACAATAGATATCTTTATTATGGGTAAATCTAAGCAAGGGGTTTCAAAAAAAGAGGGCATCGTACGTAATAAAATTGCGCTCGGTAAAGAAATTATGCTCATCGATGATGATAAACTGAAAAGCTTAATTGCCTTTTATGACATATAA
- the dinB gene encoding DNA polymerase IV, with translation MKRIIHIDMDAFYAQVEQRDNPELKGKPVIVGGKSRNRGVVATASYEARKFGVHSAMPTSRAYQLCPDGYYVSPRFDVYKSVSQQIMNVFKSYTDIVQPLSLDEAYLDITHLVRPDLGASQIAASIKRDVYEATHLTCSAGVSYNKFLAKIASGMNKPNGLTVIHYNNVQQILDALPIGEFPGVGKVTEQKMHKLKIATGKDLRQLSEIELIEQFGKKGSSLYNKARGIGTDIIEVERERKSIGKETTFAHDKNDESYILRVMNEQTEKVAAKLQSMNKVTDTITVKIKTSDFESHTKQTKLLDFTDQADKIYATAVLLYTDLKLENEEIRLVGVQVGNIKNKVYENLTIYDFL, from the coding sequence ATGAAAAGAATCATTCACATCGATATGGATGCGTTCTATGCGCAGGTGGAACAGCGGGATAATCCTGAACTTAAAGGTAAGCCTGTTATCGTTGGTGGTAAGAGTCGTAATCGTGGCGTTGTGGCGACAGCGAGTTATGAGGCGAGGAAGTTTGGTGTGCATAGCGCGATGCCGACGTCTCGCGCATATCAGTTATGTCCAGATGGTTATTATGTGAGTCCTCGGTTTGATGTGTACAAGTCTGTGTCACAGCAAATTATGAATGTCTTCAAGAGTTACACGGATATTGTGCAGCCGTTATCGTTAGATGAGGCATACCTCGATATCACGCATCTCGTACGTCCGGATCTTGGTGCCAGCCAAATTGCCGCGTCTATTAAACGTGATGTATATGAGGCAACACATTTGACGTGCAGTGCGGGTGTTTCTTATAATAAGTTTCTGGCTAAAATCGCTTCCGGTATGAATAAGCCGAACGGATTAACCGTCATCCATTATAATAACGTGCAGCAAATATTAGATGCGTTGCCGATTGGTGAGTTTCCGGGTGTCGGTAAAGTGACTGAACAGAAGATGCATAAGCTAAAGATAGCAACTGGCAAAGACTTACGTCAGTTATCCGAGATTGAACTTATTGAACAGTTCGGCAAGAAAGGGTCAAGCTTATATAACAAAGCACGTGGTATTGGCACTGATATTATAGAGGTCGAACGTGAACGCAAGTCAATCGGTAAGGAGACAACATTTGCGCATGATAAGAATGATGAATCCTATATTTTACGCGTAATGAATGAGCAGACGGAGAAAGTCGCAGCGAAGCTTCAAAGCATGAATAAAGTGACTGATACGATAACGGTAAAGATTAAGACAAGCGACTTTGAAAGCCATACGAAGCAGACGAAGCTGCTCGATTTTACTGATCAGGCAGATAAGATATATGCAACAGCTGTTTTGCTCTATACAGATTTAAAGCTAGAAAATGAAGAAATCCGTTTAGTCGGGGTTCAGGTAGGGAATATAAAAAATAAAGTGTACGAAAATCTAACGATATATGATTTTCTCTAG